One Aphelocoma coerulescens isolate FSJ_1873_10779 chromosome 5, UR_Acoe_1.0, whole genome shotgun sequence DNA segment encodes these proteins:
- the GNPNAT1 gene encoding glucosamine 6-phosphate N-acetyltransferase isoform X2, with product MRSPAAAMMPVATVMPDDTPMFDPRILQELDWSENTTTFSPAISPLDPGDGLVLRPLCTADLNRGFFKVLGQLTETGVASPEQFIKTFEHMKRSGDYYVTVVEDTNLGQIVATATLVIEHKFTHSCAKRGRIEDVVVSGECRGKQLGKLLTSTLTLLSKRLNCYKITLECLPKNVDFYKKFGYLVSEENYMFQRFFN from the exons ATGAG ATCTCCGGCTGCAGCCATGATGCCCGTGGCCACCGTGATGCCCGACGACACGCCCATGTTTGACCCCAGAATCCTGCAGGAACTTGACTGGAGCGAGAACACCACGACCTTTTCTCCTGCTATTTCTCCGCtggatccaggggatgggctggtcCTGAGACCACTTTGCACAGCTGATTTAAATCGAG GCTTTTTTAAGGTTCTGGGTCAGCTGACGGAAACCGGAGTTGCGAGCCCGGAGCAGTTCATCA AAACCTTTGAGCACATGAAGAGGTCTGGAGATTACTACGTTACCGTGGTGGAGGACACAAACCTGGGGCAGATCGTTGCCACGGCAACGCTGGTTATAGAACATAAATTCACTCACTCCTGTGCCAAG AGAGGCAGGATAGAAGATGTGGTGGTCAGCGGGGAGTGCAGAGGGAAGCAGCTTGGAAAACT aTTAACGTCCACCCTCACCTTGCTAAGTAAGAGACTGAACTGTTACAAAATCACGCTCGAGTGTCTGCCCAAAAATGTGGATTTCTACAAGAAGTTTGGCTATTTGGTATCTGAAGAAAACTACATGTTTCAACGGTTCTTTAATTAA
- the STYX gene encoding serine/threonine/tyrosine-interacting protein: MELAKPAFPALPQAKEDSEDWTYPMRREMQEILPGLFLGPYSSAMKSKLPILQKHGITHVICIRQNIEANFIKPNFQQLFRYLVLDIADNPVENIIRFFPMTKEFIDGSLQSGGKVLVHGNAGISRSAALVIAYIMETFGVKYRDAFTYVQERRFCINPNAGFVHQLQEYEAIYLAKLTIQMMSPLQLERSLSVPPGSTGSLKRMHEEDEDLGTMQVAAAQNG; this comes from the exons ATGGAGCTCGCCAAGCCGGCCTTCCCCGCGCTGCCGCAGGCCAAAGAGGACTCTGAG GATTGGACCTATCCCATGAGGAGAGAGATGCAG GAAATCTTACCTGGGTTATTTTTAGGCCCATATTCTTCAGCTATGAAAAGCAAG CTACCTATACTCCAGAAACATGGAATAACCCATGTAATATGCATACGGCAAAACATTGAAGCAAATTTTATTAAACCAAACTTCCAACAGTTATTTAG GTATTTAGTCTTGGATATTGCAGATAATCCAGTGGAGAATATAATCCGATTTTTCCCTATG actAAAGAATTTATTGATGGAAGTTTACAAAGTGGAG gAAAAGTTCTTGTCCATGGAAACGCAGGGATTTCTAGAAG tgctgcCTTAGTTATTGCATACATAATGGAAACATTTGGGGTGAAGTACAG GGATGCATTTACTTATGTCCAAGAAAGAAGATTCTGTATTAATCCTAATGCTGGATTTGTCCATCAACTTCAG GAATATGAAGCCATCTATCTAGCAAAATTAACCATCCAGATGATGTCacctctgcagctggagagaTCCCTCTCAGTCCCACCTGGCAGCACAG GAAGTTTGAAGCGGATGCACGAGGAGGATGAAGACCTCGGCACCATgcaggtggcagcagcacagaatgGGTGA
- the PSMC6 gene encoding 26S proteasome regulatory subunit 10B: protein MALPGIPYERLLVMADPRDKALQDYRKKLLEHKEIDGRLKELREQLKELTKQYEKSENDLKALQSVGQIVGEVLKQLTEEKFIVKATNGPRYVVGCRRQLDKSKLKPGTRVALDMTTLTIMRYLPREVDPLVYNMSHEDPGDVSYSEIGGLSEQIRELREVIELPLTNPELFQRVGIIPPKGCLLYGPPGTGKTLLARAVASQLDCNFLKVVSSSIVDKYIGESARLIREMFNYARDHQPCIIFMDEIDAIGGRRFSEGTSADREIQRTLMELLNQMDGFDTLHRVKMIMATNRPDTLDPALLRPGRLDRKIHIDLPNEQARLDILKIHAGPITKHGEIDYEAIVKLSDGFNGADLRNVCTEAGMFAIRADHDFVVQEDFMKAVRKVADSKKLESKLDYKPV, encoded by the exons ATGGCCCTTCCCGGCATTCCCTATGAGCGGCTGCTCGTCATGGCGGACCCCAGAGACAAGGCGCTGCAGGACTACCGCAAGAAGCTGCTGGAGCACAAGGAGATCGACGGCCGCCTCAAGGAGT TAAGGGAACAGCTGAAAGAGCTCACCAAGCAGTACGAGAAGTCAGAAAATGATCTCAAGGCCTTGCAGAGCGTTGGGCAG ATTGTTGGCGAGGTTCTTAAACAGCTGACAGAGGAGAAAT TCATTGTGAAGGCAACAAATGGACCAAGATACGTGGTTGGCTGTCGCCGTCAG CTTGACAAGAGTAAGCTGAAGCCAGGGACAAGAGTTGCTCTGGACATGACCACTCTGACTATTATGAG ATacttgcccagggaagtggatCCACTGGTTTATAACATGTCTCATGAGGACCCAGGAGATGTTTCCTATTCCGAGATCGGAGGGTTGTCGGAACAGATCCGAGAGTTACGGGAG GTCATTGAACTGCCACTTACAAACCCAGAATTATTCCAGCGTGTGGGAATCATCCCTCCAAAAGGCTGCCTGCTCTACGGCCCCCCTG GCACAGGAAAAACCCTTTTGGCCAGAGCAGTTGCCAGCCAGCTGGATTGCAACTTCCTCAAG GTGGTGTCGAGTTCCATAGTGGACAAATACATCGGCGAGAGCGCTCGGCTGATCCGAGAGATGTTCAATTATGCCAGAGATCATCAGCCCTGCATCATTTTCATGGATGAGATCGATGCTATTG GTGGGCGCCGCTTTTCCGAAGGCACATCAGCTGATAGAGAAATTCAGAGGACTCTGATGGAG TTGTTGAATCAGATGGATGGATTTGACACTCTGCACAGAGTTAAAATGATCATGGCTACAAACAGACCTGACACCTTGGATCCTGCCCTGCTGCGGCCCGGAAGGCTGGATAGAAAAATCC ATATCGATCTACCAAATGAGCAAGCCAGATTAGATATTTTGAAGATTCACGCAGGTCCTATCACTAAACATGGTGAAATAG ATTATGAAGCAATCGTGAAGCTTTCAGATGGCTTCAACGGAGCAGACTTGAGAAATGTCTGTACTGAAGCAG GGATGTTTGCGATCCGTGCCGATCATGACTTCGTAGTTCAGGAAGATTTCATGAAAGCTGTCAGGAAAGTGGCTGATTCCAAGAAGCTGGAGTCCAAGCTTGACTACAAACCTGTGTAA